A region of Streptomyces paludis DNA encodes the following proteins:
- a CDS encoding O-antigen ligase family protein, with product MAAPAERSAVRGAVRVRRGASDVLTAALLGAVAVWALISAAAGGGRPEGVLLAVLAVTSGYVCGRIGGSLVPVAVASVLAVVGLGWALASGQETFGGAAVSAATPPGDTGAVTALLVLAAGAACCAASATRRAALRPALLLLAVVIAGVAGLLGSVVGLIAVLGVLLCSLAAARTRHRTIALAGFALVTAVVAGLSWSVAERALPEGLSVALEGQLTQHRVQLWHDAAGLAREHPLLGAGPDRFGDLSPAVAQSIDSDGKPHSAPLQLAAEQGAVGVGLLALVYGRLLYVLGRSPCSTPVVLTAGAALTALAALACVGNALSFTSVTVGAGLLAGLATARRAPGPPPVPPATGPRAWGDTGTGSDAVRSARA from the coding sequence ATGGCCGCACCGGCGGAACGGTCCGCGGTACGGGGGGCGGTGCGCGTCCGCCGCGGGGCGTCCGACGTCCTCACCGCCGCGCTGCTCGGCGCCGTCGCCGTCTGGGCGCTGATCAGCGCGGCGGCGGGCGGCGGCAGACCGGAGGGCGTCCTGCTGGCGGTGCTCGCTGTCACCTCGGGGTATGTCTGCGGCCGGATCGGCGGATCGCTGGTGCCGGTCGCCGTCGCGTCCGTCCTGGCGGTCGTGGGGCTGGGCTGGGCGCTCGCATCCGGCCAGGAGACCTTCGGCGGTGCGGCGGTCTCGGCGGCCACTCCGCCGGGTGACACGGGCGCGGTCACCGCGCTGCTGGTGCTGGCGGCCGGGGCGGCGTGCTGCGCGGCCTCGGCGACCCGCCGGGCGGCGCTCCGGCCGGCGCTGCTGCTGCTCGCCGTGGTCATCGCGGGGGTCGCGGGGCTGCTGGGTTCCGTGGTGGGGCTGATCGCGGTGCTCGGTGTGCTGCTGTGCTCGCTCGCGGCGGCCCGGACCCGCCACCGGACGATCGCCCTCGCCGGTTTCGCGCTGGTGACGGCGGTGGTGGCCGGGCTGTCCTGGTCGGTGGCCGAGCGGGCGCTGCCGGAGGGCCTGTCGGTCGCGCTGGAGGGGCAGCTCACCCAGCACCGCGTCCAGCTGTGGCACGACGCGGCCGGGCTGGCGCGGGAGCATCCGCTGCTGGGCGCCGGACCCGACCGGTTCGGCGATCTCAGCCCGGCCGTCGCGCAGTCGATCGACAGCGACGGCAAGCCGCACTCGGCGCCGCTCCAGCTGGCCGCGGAGCAGGGCGCGGTGGGCGTGGGCCTGCTGGCCCTGGTCTACGGCAGGCTGCTGTACGTCCTGGGGCGCTCGCCCTGCTCCACTCCGGTGGTGCTGACGGCGGGGGCCGCCCTGACGGCGCTGGCCGCGCTGGCCTGCGTGGGCAACGCGCTGAGCTTCACCTCGGTGACGGTGGGGGCGGGCCTGCTCGCGGGACTGGCCACGGCGCGCCGGGCGCCGGGTCCGCCGCCCGTACCGCCCGCGACCGGCCCCCGGGCCTGGGGCGACACCGGCACCGGCAGCGACGCCGTACGGTCCGCGCGGGCCTGA
- a CDS encoding glutamate racemase, whose product MKIALMDSGIGLLAAAGAVRRLRPEADLVLSSDPGSMPWGPRTPQDVTALALGVARAAAAHRPDALIVACNTASVHALPALRAELEPLLPVIGTVPAIKPAAAGGGSVAIWATPATTGSPYQRGLIRDFAASVPVTEVPCPGLADAVEHADEDAIDRAVARAAALTPPDVSAVVLGCTHYELVADRIRAAVRRPGRPDPVFHGSADAVAAQALRRVAERAESSGTDPVGASASRLTVLLGGAESALPAAALSYAEGRLLAAVGTR is encoded by the coding sequence GTGAAGATCGCGCTCATGGACTCCGGAATCGGGCTGCTCGCGGCCGCCGGCGCGGTGCGCCGGCTGCGGCCGGAAGCCGATCTCGTCCTCTCCTCGGACCCCGGCAGCATGCCCTGGGGCCCGCGCACCCCGCAGGACGTCACCGCGCTGGCCCTCGGCGTCGCGCGCGCGGCGGCGGCGCACCGCCCCGACGCCCTGATCGTCGCCTGCAACACCGCCTCCGTCCACGCGCTGCCCGCCCTCCGCGCCGAGCTGGAACCGCTGCTCCCCGTCATCGGCACCGTCCCGGCGATCAAGCCCGCGGCGGCCGGCGGCGGATCCGTGGCCATCTGGGCCACCCCCGCCACCACCGGCAGCCCGTACCAGCGCGGTCTGATCCGCGACTTCGCCGCGTCCGTCCCGGTCACCGAAGTGCCCTGCCCCGGACTCGCGGACGCCGTCGAGCACGCCGACGAGGACGCGATCGACCGCGCGGTGGCCCGCGCCGCCGCGCTCACCCCGCCCGACGTGAGCGCCGTCGTCCTGGGCTGCACCCACTACGAACTGGTCGCCGACCGTATCCGCGCCGCCGTCCGGCGCCCCGGCCGGCCGGACCCCGTCTTCCACGGCTCCGCCGACGCGGTCGCGGCCCAGGCGCTGCGCCGGGTCGCCGAGCGCGCCGAAAGTTCCGGTACGGACCCGGTCGGCGCATCCGCGTCCCGGCTCACCGTGCTGCTCGGCGGAGCCGAGTCCGCGCTGCCGGCCGCCGCGCTCAGCTACGCCGAGGGACGGCTGCTGGCCGCCGTCGGGACCCGCTGA
- a CDS encoding glycosyltransferase — protein sequence MSAIAWIAAVSLAAWGWLALGQGFFWRTDQRLPGRSGPPGAGDAYGSRPRPKEPGEDGAEPPWPSVAVVVPARDEAAVLPASLPSLLSQVYPGRAEIFLVDDGSSDGTGLLARELSARYGGLPLTVASPGEPEPGWTGKLWAVRHGIALARAHEPDFLLLTDADIAHEPDSLRELVVAAEVYGLDMVSQMARLRVAGAWEKLVVPAFVYFFAQLYPFRRINRPGGRTAAAAGGCVLLRTETAVRARVPEAFRQAVIDDVSMARAVRRGGGRIWLGLADRVDSVRPYPRLADLWRMVSRSAYAQLRHNPLLLLLTVAGLAVVYLVPPVALCAGVFGGDRAAGLLGLAAWAVMTGTYIPILRYYRLSLWQAPLLPLTAFLYLLMTVDSAVRHYRGRGAAWKGRTYARPEAAPDR from the coding sequence ATGAGTGCCATTGCGTGGATCGCCGCGGTTTCGCTGGCCGCCTGGGGCTGGCTGGCGCTGGGTCAGGGGTTCTTCTGGCGTACGGATCAGCGGCTGCCGGGGCGCTCGGGTCCCCCGGGCGCGGGCGACGCGTACGGGAGCCGGCCGCGCCCGAAGGAGCCGGGCGAGGACGGCGCGGAGCCGCCGTGGCCGTCCGTCGCCGTCGTGGTGCCCGCGCGGGACGAGGCGGCGGTGCTGCCCGCGTCGCTGCCCTCGCTGCTGTCGCAGGTGTATCCGGGCCGGGCCGAGATCTTCCTGGTGGACGACGGGAGTTCGGACGGGACGGGACTGCTCGCCCGTGAACTGTCCGCGCGTTACGGCGGGCTGCCGCTGACGGTGGCGTCGCCGGGCGAGCCGGAGCCGGGCTGGACCGGCAAGCTGTGGGCGGTGCGGCACGGCATCGCGCTGGCCCGTGCCCATGAGCCGGATTTCCTGCTGCTCACCGACGCGGACATCGCCCATGAGCCGGACAGTCTGCGCGAACTGGTCGTCGCCGCCGAGGTGTACGGGCTGGACATGGTCTCGCAGATGGCGCGGCTGCGGGTGGCGGGGGCCTGGGAGAAGCTCGTCGTGCCGGCGTTCGTGTACTTCTTCGCGCAGCTCTATCCGTTCCGCCGGATCAACCGGCCCGGCGGCCGGACCGCGGCGGCGGCCGGCGGCTGTGTGCTGCTGCGCACGGAGACCGCCGTACGGGCGCGGGTGCCCGAGGCGTTCCGGCAGGCGGTGATCGACGATGTGTCGATGGCCAGGGCGGTGCGGCGCGGCGGGGGCCGGATCTGGCTGGGGCTGGCGGACCGGGTGGACAGTGTGCGGCCCTATCCGCGGCTGGCCGATCTGTGGCGGATGGTCTCGCGCAGCGCGTACGCGCAGCTCCGGCACAATCCGCTGCTGCTGCTTCTCACGGTGGCGGGGCTGGCGGTGGTCTATCTCGTGCCGCCCGTCGCGCTCTGCGCGGGGGTGTTCGGCGGGGACCGGGCGGCGGGGCTGCTGGGGCTGGCCGCGTGGGCGGTGATGACGGGGACGTACATCCCGATCCTGCGCTACTACCGGCTGTCGCTGTGGCAGGCTCCGCTGCTGCCGCTCACGGCGTTCCTCTATCTGCTGATGACGGTGGACTCGGCCGTACGGCACTACCGGGGGCGCGGCGCCGCCTGGAAGGGCCGTACGTACGCCCGTCCCGAGGCGGCGCCGGACCGCTGA
- a CDS encoding TerD family protein, which produces MSMLKGANLPVTAPAVQVELGWRSGPGVPDVDASALLLVSGKVRSDADFVFYNQPAHASGAVRHDGKRPGGTDLTDTVTVDLTRVEADVERIVLAASADGGSFGQVPGLRVRVLDAAGGAEIARYDSSDATVETAYVLGELYRRQGSWKFRAVGQGYDSGLAGLATDFGISVDEPAAPAAPVAQPAPAAPAAPAAPVARPVPPQAPPAPAPAPVRLSKVTLTKEAPSVSLTKQGGTSGAMRVNLSWQSRKQFKGWGAKLGRSFATHNDLDLDLCALYELTDGRKGVVQALGNAFGAVDRAPYIHLDGDDRTGGSDSGENLTINLDHKDRLRRVVIFVTIYEGASSFADLDATVTLQPQHGAAIDFSLGECTVPSTVCALALITNTGSDLVVQREARFLVPERGVSPQRTIDYAYGWGMNWTPGRK; this is translated from the coding sequence ATGTCCATGCTTAAAGGCGCAAATCTTCCGGTGACCGCACCGGCTGTCCAGGTCGAATTGGGATGGCGTTCCGGACCGGGGGTGCCGGATGTCGATGCCTCGGCGCTCCTTCTGGTGTCCGGCAAGGTCCGTTCGGACGCCGACTTCGTCTTCTACAACCAGCCCGCGCACGCGTCCGGGGCGGTACGGCACGACGGCAAACGGCCCGGCGGGACGGACCTCACGGACACCGTCACCGTCGACCTCACCCGGGTCGAAGCCGACGTCGAACGGATCGTGCTGGCCGCCTCCGCGGACGGCGGCAGCTTCGGGCAGGTGCCCGGCCTCCGGGTACGGGTGCTGGACGCGGCCGGCGGGGCCGAGATCGCGCGGTACGACAGCAGCGACGCGACCGTCGAGACGGCGTACGTCCTCGGCGAGCTGTACCGGCGCCAGGGGAGCTGGAAGTTCCGCGCGGTCGGCCAGGGGTACGACAGCGGACTCGCCGGGCTGGCCACGGACTTCGGCATCTCCGTCGACGAACCGGCCGCGCCCGCCGCACCGGTCGCGCAGCCCGCGCCCGCCGCGCCGGCAGCACCGGCCGCACCGGTCGCGCGGCCCGTGCCGCCACAGGCACCGCCCGCGCCGGCCCCCGCGCCCGTACGGCTGAGCAAGGTGACGCTGACCAAGGAGGCCCCCTCCGTCTCCCTGACGAAACAGGGCGGCACCTCGGGCGCCATGCGCGTCAACCTCAGCTGGCAGTCGCGCAAACAGTTCAAGGGCTGGGGCGCCAAACTCGGCCGTTCCTTCGCCACGCACAACGATCTCGATCTCGACCTGTGCGCCCTCTATGAACTGACCGACGGACGCAAAGGCGTCGTCCAGGCCCTCGGCAATGCCTTCGGTGCGGTCGACCGGGCCCCGTACATCCATCTCGACGGCGACGACCGCACCGGCGGGTCCGACAGCGGCGAGAACCTCACCATCAACCTGGATCACAAGGACCGGCTGCGCCGCGTCGTCATCTTCGTCACCATCTATGAAGGCGCCAGCAGTTTCGCGGATCTTGACGCGACGGTCACTCTCCAGCCGCAGCACGGCGCCGCGATCGACTTCTCGCTGGGGGAATGCACGGTCCCTTCGACGGTCTGCGCGCTGGCGCTGATCACCAATACCGGCTCGGATCTCGTCGTCCAGCGCGAAGCGCGCTTTCTGGTACCGGAACGCGGAGTCAGTCCGCAGCGCACCATCGATTACGCCTATGGATGGGGCATGAACTGGACACCCGGCAGGAAGTGA